A part of Gemmatimonadota bacterium genomic DNA contains:
- a CDS encoding cobyric acid synthase, whose product MNALMIQGTASGVGKSLLTAGLCRLLARSGVKVAPFKPQNMSNASSACPTGGEIGRAQALQAFASGIEPTVDMNPVLIKPEADNVAQLVVCGEVRGKLMAGRFKEDRGKLMPEVLAAFDRLRHAHDWVVVEGAGSPAEPNLREGDIANMGFARAAGIPVWLVGDIDRGGVFAALLGTMEALEAEDRRLVEAMIVNRFRGEASLLGDVFHWLETRAGTTVLGWLPYFQDLGLPEEDTPYTGMDRSRRTAKPGDGLKLRVAGIHYPRASNTTDLDPFLHDPKVDFAWLRDPSELTGPHGWDLVVLPGSKSTSADLAWLRERGWTPALERHLRYGGCLLGICGGAQMLGRRILDPGEIEGPAESEGLAWLPIETEMQPDKRVHPLTARAKWPADLPFTGYEIRHGRSSGDPDLFPFCARSDDGRILGTFIHGLFDDGKYRGAVLESWLNWTSSSEEHVTARWTRDLDRIADAMAENLNLSLLSGRIGISPG is encoded by the coding sequence ATGAACGCTTTGATGATCCAGGGCACGGCCTCGGGCGTAGGCAAATCGCTGCTGACTGCGGGGTTATGCCGGTTGCTCGCCCGTTCCGGTGTGAAAGTGGCTCCTTTCAAACCGCAGAACATGAGCAACGCGTCTTCCGCCTGTCCCACCGGCGGTGAAATCGGACGCGCGCAGGCTCTGCAGGCCTTCGCATCCGGTATCGAACCCACCGTGGACATGAACCCCGTCCTGATCAAGCCGGAGGCTGACAACGTGGCGCAGCTTGTCGTGTGCGGCGAGGTACGTGGCAAGCTCATGGCCGGTCGGTTCAAGGAAGACCGGGGCAAGTTGATGCCCGAGGTGCTGGCGGCGTTCGACCGGCTTCGCCATGCCCATGATTGGGTCGTCGTGGAAGGCGCGGGATCGCCGGCGGAACCCAATCTCCGCGAGGGAGACATCGCCAACATGGGTTTCGCCCGGGCGGCCGGTATCCCGGTATGGCTAGTCGGAGACATCGACCGCGGGGGCGTTTTCGCCGCGCTGCTCGGTACGATGGAGGCCCTGGAAGCGGAGGACCGCAGGCTCGTGGAGGCGATGATCGTCAATCGATTCCGGGGCGAAGCGTCCCTGCTGGGCGACGTATTCCATTGGCTCGAAACCCGGGCGGGCACGACCGTACTCGGTTGGCTACCGTACTTTCAGGATCTGGGACTCCCGGAAGAAGACACTCCCTATACGGGCATGGATCGCTCGCGGCGTACCGCGAAGCCCGGCGATGGCCTCAAGTTGCGCGTCGCCGGCATCCACTATCCGAGAGCGAGCAATACAACCGACCTGGATCCCTTCCTGCACGACCCGAAGGTGGATTTTGCCTGGCTGCGCGACCCCTCGGAACTGACCGGGCCGCATGGATGGGACCTGGTCGTCCTGCCCGGCTCGAAGTCCACTTCCGCCGATCTCGCATGGCTGAGGGAGCGCGGCTGGACACCGGCCCTCGAACGGCACCTTCGATACGGGGGATGCTTACTGGGAATCTGCGGCGGGGCGCAGATGCTCGGAAGACGTATTCTGGATCCCGGGGAGATAGAGGGACCCGCCGAATCGGAAGGACTGGCCTGGCTGCCGATCGAAACCGAGATGCAACCGGACAAACGGGTTCATCCGTTGACGGCCCGGGCGAAATGGCCTGCTGATTTGCCGTTCACCGGGTACGAGATCCGGCACGGACGCAGCAGCGGGGATCCCGACCTGTTCCCCTTCTGCGCACGCTCAGACGACGGCAGGATACTGGGCACGTTCATCCATGGACTCTTCGATGATGGGAAGTACCGGGGCGCGGTACTCGAATCCTGGCTGAACTGGACGAGCAGTTCCGAAGAGCATGTCACGGCCCGGTGGACCCGCGACCTGGACCGGATCGCCGACGCCATGGCTGAAAACCTGAACCTTTCGCTCCTCTCGGGCAGAATCGGGATCAGTCCGGGTTGA
- a CDS encoding FAD-binding oxidoreductase, producing MSTSMSTRAEIVICGAGVAGVSAAYHLVVRRGVRNVVLVDERPPLSLTSAYGTEAYRNWWPDLPMFRFVSRSIDLLEEVAAESGNAIRMNRRGYVFLTGDRRRVPKLKEEAAVVAGLGGGYLRIHRDGGSYVPSQPEGLQPDLTGADLVMDTETIRRLYPFLTDNTATMLHVRRCGWMDVPSLGRWMLDRIASGGGRIVRGKITGVDTKNNRITGVRLESGTVLETGKLVLAAGPLVGEAGRLLDLDIPVFMELHGKIIVEDTAGVLPPDAPMLIWTDPVELVWDEEERRRLSSSSDTRYLVEPFPAGLHIRPRFRDGKQTFLGIWTYDVAPREAVFPLVFDPAYPVIVLRGLARMIPGMRAYFDTSDALPVDGGYYCKTPDNRPLIGPLPVEGAYIAGALSGYGVMGSQAAGELVAAHVTGASLPDYAQSFSFNRFEGLSDADMAGMRSATSGQL from the coding sequence ATGAGCACATCCATGTCCACCAGGGCGGAAATCGTCATCTGCGGCGCGGGTGTGGCCGGCGTGTCCGCCGCGTATCATCTCGTCGTTCGCCGCGGCGTGCGGAACGTCGTGCTCGTCGACGAAAGACCGCCGCTTTCCCTGACCAGCGCGTACGGGACCGAAGCCTACCGCAACTGGTGGCCCGACCTGCCCATGTTCCGGTTCGTCAGCCGGAGCATCGACCTGCTGGAGGAAGTGGCGGCGGAAAGCGGGAACGCGATCCGGATGAACCGCAGGGGCTACGTGTTCCTGACCGGCGACCGGCGCCGCGTTCCTAAGCTAAAGGAAGAGGCGGCAGTGGTGGCCGGTCTGGGTGGTGGCTACCTGCGTATTCATCGCGACGGCGGATCCTATGTGCCTTCACAACCGGAGGGATTGCAACCGGATCTGACCGGCGCGGACCTCGTAATGGATACGGAGACGATCAGAAGGCTGTATCCCTTTCTCACGGACAATACGGCCACCATGCTGCACGTGCGCCGGTGCGGCTGGATGGACGTCCCATCGCTCGGCCGGTGGATGCTCGACCGCATCGCCTCCGGGGGCGGCCGGATCGTCCGGGGCAAGATCACGGGCGTCGACACGAAGAACAACCGGATCACGGGCGTTAGACTGGAATCCGGAACGGTCCTCGAAACCGGCAAGCTCGTCCTCGCCGCGGGACCGCTGGTCGGGGAGGCCGGCCGGCTGCTGGACCTGGACATACCGGTCTTCATGGAACTGCACGGCAAGATCATCGTGGAGGACACGGCCGGCGTCCTTCCGCCCGACGCCCCCATGTTGATCTGGACGGATCCGGTCGAGCTGGTCTGGGACGAAGAAGAAAGACGGCGGCTCTCCTCCAGCTCCGACACCCGCTACCTCGTCGAACCCTTTCCCGCGGGACTCCACATCCGTCCCCGGTTCCGGGACGGAAAACAGACTTTCCTGGGCATCTGGACCTATGACGTCGCGCCACGAGAGGCGGTGTTCCCGCTCGTGTTCGATCCGGCCTACCCGGTGATCGTCCTGCGCGGGCTCGCCCGGATGATCCCTGGCATGAGGGCGTATTTTGATACGTCGGACGCACTGCCGGTCGACGGCGGCTACTACTGCAAGACCCCGGACAACCGGCCGTTGATCGGCCCACTGCCCGTCGAAGGCGCCTACATCGCCGGGGCGCTTTCGGGCTACGGCGTGATGGGTTCGCAAGCGGCGGGAGAGCTGGTTGCGGCGCATGTCACCGGCGCCTCGTTGCCCGACTATGCGCAATCTTTCTCCTTTAATCGTTTCGAAGGTCTTTCGGACGCCGATATGGCCGGCATGCGGAGTGCGACAAGCGGACAGTTATGA